One window from the genome of Populus alba chromosome 15, ASM523922v2, whole genome shotgun sequence encodes:
- the LOC118056272 gene encoding kinesin-like protein KIN-10C isoform X3, translating to MSGVARKQNLNLNPKVRVIAKIRGSSHLDGLSTSWFSVHNNIRDGIFSHSLTFSLGDRPVAASGGGGGRKEAYVVDYCYDQNEKNDLVFEREVKPFINEVFDGRNATIIACGARGTGKSYLFQGKDDEPGLTVLAVDEMLRLAADNGKSIAVSFYEVDQDHHVNDLLDPNRQQVFVLKDAHGKTQLKGLSQVPVTSMSQFHNFYGGGTNPRKSIQKAVTELPKRSHKGLIVYVSSHGGEKLDVSVSKLNFVDLAGYQDARRKSIDGQNLVESTRNINKSIHAIHNVVYSLKANETHVPYRESKITTMLQDSLGGAGRILMVTCLNPSFCQESIYMVKLASRSCQGTTWAITDSTKKASSSARPMVPSSHNSRMLGSVSTSLKKQTVSRGHISGKKAHSSTSTLKARKLFDESSDLISQKLSSSNNVPTVESVMHEEEQLTSNVAKEASSLEVEAVSLFAHEDSNSVSVDVSPVAAVSSTCETTILDKEVSPVAAVSSTCETTILDKEVSPVAAVSITCEATILDKEASPPAISSTCEITVLDKTDKDQNKTALYTGELSMFDEGTKIDKENNSSIVNLGGSPPISAQLQELSNSLKLLCSSTPSCIDITPKNDAFHNQTSTDIGEPATPSSSMRVTNREITSFCSPWEKFNARSTGMKNSLVQDYLRLLNTADKEELRKLKGIGEKRATYILELREDCPEPFKNLDDLKDIGLSAKQVTRWLKKEVGGLFD from the exons ATGAGTGGCGTAGCAAGAAAGCAAAACCTCAACCTCAACCCCAAGGTTCGCGTCATTGCCAAAATCAGAGGTTCCTCACATCTTGACGGTCTTTCAACTTCTTGGTTTTCCGTTCACAATAACATACGTGACGGCATTTTTTCTCACTCTCTCACTTTTTCTCTTGGAGACCGACCAGTTGCTGCCag tggtggtggtggtggtaggaAGGAGGCTTATGTGGTGGATTATTGCTACGACCAAAACGAGAAAAATGATTTGGTTTTTGAAAGAGAAGTTAAGCCTTTTATTAATGAAGTTTTTGATGGCCGTAATGCCACGATTATTGCTTGTGGAGCAAGGGGCACTGGAAAATCCTACCTCTTTCAG GGTAAGGATGATGAACCGGGTCTGACAGTGTTGGCTGTGGATGAAATGCTTCGATTGGCTGCGGATAACGGGAAGTCCATTGCCGTTTCCTTTTATGAGGTTGATCAAGATCATCATGTCAACGACTTGTTGGATCCCAATCGACAACAAGTTTTTGTATTGAAGGATGCTCATggaaaaacacaattaaaaggACTGTCTCAG GTTCCGGTGACATCCATGTCTCAATTTCACAATTTCTATGGTGGTGGGACTAATCCACGTAAATCGATTCAGAAAGCAGTGACTGAACTTCCCAAGAGAAGTCATAAAGGGTTGATAGTATATGTATCGTCTCATGGTGGAGAAAAGTTGGACGTTTCTGTCagcaaattgaattttgttgacTTGGCAG GTTATCAGGATGCTAGAAGGAAGAGTATTGATGGACAAAATTTGGTTGAGAGTACAAGGAATATTAATAAGTCCATTCATGCCATTCATAATGTTGTTTACTCTTTGAAAGCAAATGAAACTCATGTGCCATACCGGGAAAGTAAGATCACTACCATGTTGCAAGATTCACTTGGAGGGGCTGGCAGAATTTTGATGGTCACTTGCTTA AACCCATCTTTTTGCCAAGAATCTATTTACATGGTGAAATTAGCATCTCGTTCTTGTCAAGGAACTACTTGGGCTATCACAGACTCCACAAAGAAAGCCAGCAGCTCAGCAAGACCAATGGTGCCTTCTTCACATAATAGCCGGATGCTTGGTAGTGTTTCCACTTCTTTGAAGAAACAAACTGTGTCTCGAGGGCACATTTCTGGAAAAAAAGCACACTCTTCAACTTCCACACTGAAAGCTAG GAAACTGTTTGATGAGTCAAGTGATTTGATATCTCAGAAG CTAAGTTCCTCAAACAATGTTCCAACAGTTGAATCTGTAATGCATGAAGAG GAGCAGCTCACTTCAAATGTTGCCAAAGAAGCATCATCTTTGGAAGTA GAAGCTGTATCATTGTTCGCTCATGAGGATTCAAACTCTGTTTCTGTG GATGTTTCTCCTGTAGCAGCAGTTTCTAGTACTTGTGAAACTACAATACTTGATAAG GAAGTTTCTCCTGTAGCAGCAGTTTCTAGTACTTGTGAAACTACAATACTTGATAAG GAAGTTTCTCCTGTAGCAGCAGTTTCTATTACTTGTGAAGCTACAATACTTGATAAG GAAGCTTCTCCACCAGCTATTTCTAGTACTTGTGAAATTACAGTACTTGATAAG ACTGACAAGGACCAAAACAAAACTGCGCTTTACACTGGAGAGTTATCTATGTTCGATGaag GTACAAAAATAGACAAGGAAAACAACAGTTCAATTGTCAATCTAGGTGGATCGCCACCCATTAGCGCACAATTGCAAGAATTATCAAATAGTTTGAAGTTACTATGTTCCTCAACCCCATCGTGCATAGATATAACTCCAAAAAATGATGCATTTCATAATCAAACTTCAACTGATATTGGGGAACCAGCAACTCCCAGCTCAAGTATGAGAGTAACTAATAGGGAAATTACAAGCTTTTGTAGTCCATGGGAAAAATTCAATGCCCGCAGCACTGGGATGAAG AACTCACTTGTTCAAGATTATCTTAGATTGTTGAACACAGCTGACAA GGAAGAATTGAGGAAATTGAAG GGTATTGGAGAAAAGAGAGCTACTTACATCCTTGAACTTCGAGAAGATTGTCCAGAGCCTTTTAAGAAT CTTGATGATTTGAAAGACATCGGACTCTCAGCCAAGCAG GTAACAAGATGGCTTAAAAAGGAAGTTGGGGGACTCTTTGATTAG
- the LOC118056272 gene encoding kinesin-like protein KIN-10C isoform X5: MSGVARKQNLNLNPKVRVIAKIRGSSHLDGLSTSWFSVHNNIRDGIFSHSLTFSLGDRPVAARKEAYVVDYCYDQNEKNDLVFEREVKPFINEVFDGRNATIIACGARGTGKSYLFQGKDDEPGLTVLAVDEMLRLAADNGKSIAVSFYEVDQDHHVNDLLDPNRQQVFVLKDAHGKTQLKGLSQVPVTSMSQFHNFYGGGTNPRKSIQKAVTELPKRSHKGLIVYVSSHGGEKLDVSVSKLNFVDLAGYQDARRKSIDGQNLVESTRNINKSIHAIHNVVYSLKANETHVPYRESKITTMLQDSLGGAGRILMVTCLNPSFCQESIYMVKLASRSCQGTTWAITDSTKKASSSARPMVPSSHNSRMLGSVSTSLKKQTVSRGHISGKKAHSSTSTLKARKLFDESSDLISQKITVQLSSSNNVPTVESVMHEEEQLTSNVAKEASSLEVEAVSLFAHEDSNSVSVDVSPVAAVSSTCETTILDKEVSPVAAVSSTCETTILDKEVSPVAAVSITCEATILDKEASPPAISSTCEITVLDKTDKDQNKTALYTGELSMFDEGTKIDKENNSSIVNLGGSPPISAQLQELSNSLKLLCSSTPSCIDITPKNDAFHNQTSTDIGEPATPSSSMRVTNREITSFCSPWEKFNARSTGMKNSLVQDYLRLLNTADKEELRKLKGIGEKRATYILELREDCPEPFKNLDDLKDIGLSAKQVTRWLKKEVGGLFD; the protein is encoded by the exons ATGAGTGGCGTAGCAAGAAAGCAAAACCTCAACCTCAACCCCAAGGTTCGCGTCATTGCCAAAATCAGAGGTTCCTCACATCTTGACGGTCTTTCAACTTCTTGGTTTTCCGTTCACAATAACATACGTGACGGCATTTTTTCTCACTCTCTCACTTTTTCTCTTGGAGACCGACCAGTTGCTGCCag gaAGGAGGCTTATGTGGTGGATTATTGCTACGACCAAAACGAGAAAAATGATTTGGTTTTTGAAAGAGAAGTTAAGCCTTTTATTAATGAAGTTTTTGATGGCCGTAATGCCACGATTATTGCTTGTGGAGCAAGGGGCACTGGAAAATCCTACCTCTTTCAG GGTAAGGATGATGAACCGGGTCTGACAGTGTTGGCTGTGGATGAAATGCTTCGATTGGCTGCGGATAACGGGAAGTCCATTGCCGTTTCCTTTTATGAGGTTGATCAAGATCATCATGTCAACGACTTGTTGGATCCCAATCGACAACAAGTTTTTGTATTGAAGGATGCTCATggaaaaacacaattaaaaggACTGTCTCAG GTTCCGGTGACATCCATGTCTCAATTTCACAATTTCTATGGTGGTGGGACTAATCCACGTAAATCGATTCAGAAAGCAGTGACTGAACTTCCCAAGAGAAGTCATAAAGGGTTGATAGTATATGTATCGTCTCATGGTGGAGAAAAGTTGGACGTTTCTGTCagcaaattgaattttgttgacTTGGCAG GTTATCAGGATGCTAGAAGGAAGAGTATTGATGGACAAAATTTGGTTGAGAGTACAAGGAATATTAATAAGTCCATTCATGCCATTCATAATGTTGTTTACTCTTTGAAAGCAAATGAAACTCATGTGCCATACCGGGAAAGTAAGATCACTACCATGTTGCAAGATTCACTTGGAGGGGCTGGCAGAATTTTGATGGTCACTTGCTTA AACCCATCTTTTTGCCAAGAATCTATTTACATGGTGAAATTAGCATCTCGTTCTTGTCAAGGAACTACTTGGGCTATCACAGACTCCACAAAGAAAGCCAGCAGCTCAGCAAGACCAATGGTGCCTTCTTCACATAATAGCCGGATGCTTGGTAGTGTTTCCACTTCTTTGAAGAAACAAACTGTGTCTCGAGGGCACATTTCTGGAAAAAAAGCACACTCTTCAACTTCCACACTGAAAGCTAG GAAACTGTTTGATGAGTCAAGTGATTTGATATCTCAGAAG ATTACTGTGCAGCTAAGTTCCTCAAACAATGTTCCAACAGTTGAATCTGTAATGCATGAAGAG GAGCAGCTCACTTCAAATGTTGCCAAAGAAGCATCATCTTTGGAAGTA GAAGCTGTATCATTGTTCGCTCATGAGGATTCAAACTCTGTTTCTGTG GATGTTTCTCCTGTAGCAGCAGTTTCTAGTACTTGTGAAACTACAATACTTGATAAG GAAGTTTCTCCTGTAGCAGCAGTTTCTAGTACTTGTGAAACTACAATACTTGATAAG GAAGTTTCTCCTGTAGCAGCAGTTTCTATTACTTGTGAAGCTACAATACTTGATAAG GAAGCTTCTCCACCAGCTATTTCTAGTACTTGTGAAATTACAGTACTTGATAAG ACTGACAAGGACCAAAACAAAACTGCGCTTTACACTGGAGAGTTATCTATGTTCGATGaag GTACAAAAATAGACAAGGAAAACAACAGTTCAATTGTCAATCTAGGTGGATCGCCACCCATTAGCGCACAATTGCAAGAATTATCAAATAGTTTGAAGTTACTATGTTCCTCAACCCCATCGTGCATAGATATAACTCCAAAAAATGATGCATTTCATAATCAAACTTCAACTGATATTGGGGAACCAGCAACTCCCAGCTCAAGTATGAGAGTAACTAATAGGGAAATTACAAGCTTTTGTAGTCCATGGGAAAAATTCAATGCCCGCAGCACTGGGATGAAG AACTCACTTGTTCAAGATTATCTTAGATTGTTGAACACAGCTGACAA GGAAGAATTGAGGAAATTGAAG GGTATTGGAGAAAAGAGAGCTACTTACATCCTTGAACTTCGAGAAGATTGTCCAGAGCCTTTTAAGAAT CTTGATGATTTGAAAGACATCGGACTCTCAGCCAAGCAG GTAACAAGATGGCTTAAAAAGGAAGTTGGGGGACTCTTTGATTAG